A single region of the Anaerolineae bacterium genome encodes:
- a CDS encoding Oligopeptide transport system permease protein OppB: MGRYIARRLIYLVVVLIVVSFITFGLMHAVPGGPFDREKALPPEIMANLEKRYHLDDPLWKQYLNYLYDVFIPRLTTKPPAGTLEDDFLINAKVGGVWIRWMNFGPSYASRSRTVNDIFRQQLPISAQLGTLALLVALIIGMPLGIIAALKQNTILDYFSMSVAIFGVSVPVIVLGPLLIWIFGVTLKWLPPTGWGAKPPYLLGFLPTQWGWDYFRFAIMPSVALGLGSSAVIARLTRASLLQTIREDYIRTARAKGLQERLVITRHALKNSLIPVVTILGPMFAALVTGTFVTELVFGIPGMGKYFVTSITNRDYPVIMGTILLYAVFLVIANLVVDIIYAYLDPRIRYE, from the coding sequence ATGGGCCGTTACATCGCCCGCCGATTAATTTACTTGGTTGTCGTTCTTATTGTGGTGTCTTTTATTACCTTTGGCTTAATGCACGCTGTGCCAGGTGGTCCTTTTGACCGCGAAAAAGCTCTACCCCCAGAAATTATGGCGAATCTGGAGAAGCGTTATCATTTAGACGACCCCTTATGGAAGCAGTATTTGAATTATTTGTACGATGTTTTTATACCGCGTCTGACCACGAAACCACCTGCGGGTACATTAGAAGATGATTTTCTCATCAATGCCAAAGTCGGAGGGGTGTGGATACGATGGATGAACTTTGGTCCTTCCTATGCGTCCCGCAGCCGAACGGTTAATGACATCTTCCGACAACAATTGCCAATCTCAGCTCAATTAGGCACACTGGCATTACTGGTGGCTCTGATCATCGGTATGCCACTGGGTATTATTGCGGCATTGAAACAAAATACGATTCTGGATTATTTCAGCATGAGTGTGGCGATATTCGGGGTTTCGGTCCCGGTAATTGTCTTAGGGCCCTTGCTCATCTGGATTTTTGGAGTGACGTTAAAATGGCTTCCCCCGACGGGGTGGGGGGCAAAGCCTCCTTATCTGCTTGGCTTTTTACCTACTCAATGGGGATGGGATTATTTCCGCTTTGCCATTATGCCTTCAGTGGCCCTGGGCTTGGGCAGTTCGGCCGTGATTGCACGTCTCACCCGTGCCAGCCTTCTGCAAACGATTCGAGAAGATTACATCCGCACTGCTCGAGCGAAAGGACTGCAAGAGAGGCTGGTGATTACGCGTCACGCCTTGAAAAATTCTCTCATTCCTGTGGTAACCATCCTGGGCCCGATGTTTGCTGCCCTGGTTACCGGTACGTTTGTCACAGAACTGGTTTTTGGAATTCCGGGAATGGGGAAGTATTTTGTCACCAGCATCACCAATCGTGATTATCCGGTCATTATGGGCACGATTTTATTGTATGCTGTGTTTTTAGTGATTGCAAATTTGGTGGTGGATATCATTTATGCCTATCTTGACCCGCGAATTCGGTATGAGTAA
- a CDS encoding Oligopeptide ABC transporter, periplasmic oligopeptide-binding protein OppA: MRTKIFTFVAILMVLSIALAACQPQAPQVQEVIKTVIVEVQGTPQVVVVTPEPVEQPAGPKTLRLNMGPGDIPTIDPALSTDTSSVQIVELTTVGLTRQNEETTALEPGMATSWEVVNNEDGTQTVTFKLRDDVYWVKYDGNEVVQVTDCEGNPRKVTAMDFEYGILRTLAPATASDYAYVLAFAIKGASEYNAGENEDPESVAVQALDETTLEITFVDQAVYNLNIAGMWVAHAQPKWLIEGDDCTEARGDRWTETGFFQGYGPYTLKEWVHDSYITLVKNPFWVGSESVPEAKIEEVTWTMLDEAPAFAEYEAGNLDVAGVPLADIDRVKADPTLSAELTIAPVLCTYYYGFNTKAPIVDDVRVRRALSMAIDRESLIANVTKGEQEPAQWFSRPGLAGAPTLETHPDLGVKYDPEKAKAELQSYLDEKGLTADQLDLTLMFNTSSGHQKIAEAIQQMWKDVLGVDVKLVNQEWKVYLETIKGADTPQIWRLGWCQDYPDANNFIREVFYPGGSANPNTDGSVGGVSWVNETFNQLVLDAAKETDPQKRVELYAQAEQILVYEDAVMIPIYWYTRVTVTKPYVQRTFSVLGGLEHIEKWDIVQ; encoded by the coding sequence ATGAGGACGAAAATCTTTACTTTTGTAGCAATTTTGATGGTGCTGAGCATTGCCTTAGCGGCTTGCCAGCCCCAGGCTCCGCAGGTGCAGGAGGTCATTAAGACCGTTATTGTCGAGGTCCAGGGGACACCTCAGGTGGTCGTTGTAACACCGGAACCGGTGGAACAACCTGCCGGTCCGAAGACTTTGCGGCTGAATATGGGCCCTGGCGATATTCCTACCATTGACCCGGCTTTATCCACCGATACCTCCTCCGTTCAAATTGTTGAGTTAACCACCGTCGGGCTAACTCGCCAGAACGAGGAAACAACCGCTTTGGAGCCGGGTATGGCGACCTCATGGGAAGTGGTCAACAATGAAGATGGCACCCAGACCGTCACCTTCAAGCTCCGCGACGATGTTTATTGGGTGAAATATGATGGCAATGAGGTCGTTCAGGTGACCGATTGTGAAGGCAATCCTCGCAAAGTAACAGCCATGGACTTTGAATACGGAATTCTGCGCACCCTTGCCCCGGCGACTGCCTCGGATTATGCCTACGTTTTGGCCTTTGCGATCAAAGGTGCTTCCGAATACAACGCTGGCGAGAACGAGGATCCTGAGTCGGTGGCTGTTCAGGCACTGGATGAGACGACCCTCGAGATCACCTTTGTGGATCAGGCAGTCTACAACCTGAACATTGCTGGCATGTGGGTTGCTCATGCCCAGCCAAAGTGGCTCATCGAAGGGGATGATTGTACAGAGGCACGTGGAGATCGGTGGACGGAGACCGGTTTCTTCCAGGGCTACGGACCTTATACGCTCAAAGAGTGGGTCCATGATTCCTACATCACCCTGGTTAAGAATCCCTTCTGGGTTGGCAGCGAGTCCGTCCCTGAAGCAAAAATCGAGGAAGTAACCTGGACGATGCTGGATGAAGCGCCAGCCTTCGCCGAATATGAAGCCGGCAATCTGGATGTTGCCGGTGTGCCTTTGGCAGATATTGACCGGGTTAAAGCTGACCCGACCCTCTCGGCCGAACTGACGATTGCTCCAGTGCTGTGCACCTATTACTATGGTTTCAATACCAAGGCACCGATTGTCGACGATGTCCGTGTCCGCCGGGCTCTGTCAATGGCAATTGACCGCGAGAGCTTGATTGCGAATGTCACCAAAGGCGAGCAAGAGCCGGCGCAGTGGTTCTCGCGCCCAGGCCTGGCTGGTGCACCAACCCTGGAAACCCATCCTGATCTGGGCGTCAAGTATGATCCAGAGAAAGCCAAAGCGGAACTGCAATCCTATCTGGATGAAAAAGGCTTGACCGCCGACCAACTCGATTTGACCTTGATGTTCAATACCTCTTCGGGTCACCAGAAGATTGCTGAAGCCATTCAGCAAATGTGGAAAGATGTCCTGGGTGTGGACGTAAAACTGGTGAATCAGGAGTGGAAGGTTTACCTTGAAACCATCAAAGGCGCCGATACTCCACAGATCTGGCGCCTGGGTTGGTGCCAGGACTACCCCGATGCCAACAATTTCATCCGCGAAGTCTTCTATCCGGGTGGTTCTGCCAATCCCAATACCGATGGGAGCGTTGGAGGCGTCTCCTGGGTGAACGAGACCTTCAACCAATTGGTGCTTGACGCAGCAAAAGAGACCGATCCTCAAAAACGCGTTGAGCTGTATGCCCAGGCAGAGCAGATTCTGGTTTACGAAGATGCTGTGATGATCCCGATCTACTGGTACACTCGTGTGACCGTGACCAAACCCTATGTCCAGCGGACCTTCTCCGTTTTGGGAGGTTTGGAGCACATCGAGAAATGGGATATTGTTCAATAA
- a CDS encoding Oligopeptide transport ATP-binding protein OppF, whose protein sequence is MTSSNGVLLSVRNLVKHFPITRGIIFQKQIGAVHAVDDISFDIHRGETLGLVGESGCGKSTTGRTILQLYRPTAGQVLFDGVDLVTLKGNELRKMRRRMQMIFQDPYASLNPRMTVGEIIGEPLLIHGVAKGKEIQERVERLLELVGLNPAFSNRYPHEFSGGQRQRIGVARALALQPDLIVCDEPISALDVSIQAQVVNLLEDLQHQFGLTYLFIAHDLSMVRHISDRVAVMYLGILVELADRNELYTNPLHPYTQALLSAVPIPDPFVEEKRRRIILEGDVPSPVNPPSGCRFRTRCKYARERCSEEKPEWREYQPGHFVACHFAGELG, encoded by the coding sequence TTTCAAAAGCAAATCGGGGCAGTTCATGCCGTAGATGATATTTCTTTCGACATCCATCGTGGTGAGACATTAGGGCTGGTAGGTGAATCGGGGTGCGGAAAATCCACCACCGGACGGACAATTTTGCAGCTTTACCGCCCGACTGCCGGACAAGTCCTGTTTGATGGTGTTGATTTGGTAACCCTAAAGGGAAATGAATTGCGCAAAATGCGCCGGCGCATGCAAATGATCTTTCAAGATCCCTATGCGAGTCTAAACCCTCGCATGACGGTTGGTGAGATTATCGGTGAACCTTTATTGATTCACGGCGTTGCAAAGGGGAAAGAAATCCAGGAACGAGTTGAGCGATTATTAGAGTTGGTTGGTCTCAACCCTGCATTCTCTAACCGCTACCCGCACGAATTTTCAGGCGGACAGCGGCAGCGCATTGGTGTTGCCCGCGCCCTGGCTCTGCAGCCCGATCTGATCGTCTGCGATGAACCGATCTCTGCCCTGGATGTTTCTATCCAGGCACAAGTCGTGAATCTGTTAGAAGATTTGCAGCATCAATTTGGCCTGACGTATTTGTTTATTGCCCATGATCTCTCGATGGTGCGCCATATCAGTGATCGGGTTGCGGTTATGTATCTGGGGATTCTGGTGGAACTGGCTGACCGCAATGAGCTTTACACCAATCCGCTTCATCCTTATACGCAGGCCTTACTCTCTGCCGTTCCAATCCCTGACCCCTTCGTTGAAGAAAAAAGACGGCGCATTATTCTGGAAGGAGATGTTCCCTCACCGGTTAATCCGCCTTCGGGTTGCCGCTTCCGGACGCGTTGTAAATATGCCAGAGAACGGTGTAGCGAAGAAAAACCCGAATGGCGTGAATACCAACCCGGGCATTTTGTAGCCTGTCATTTTGCAGGAGAGTTGGGGTAA